The following coding sequences lie in one Pseudorca crassidens isolate mPseCra1 chromosome 2, mPseCra1.hap1, whole genome shotgun sequence genomic window:
- the PFKFB2 gene encoding 6-phosphofructo-2-kinase/fructose-2,6-bisphosphatase 2 isoform X7 produces MSGNSAPSSEQNNNNYETKTNLRMSEKKCSWASYMTNSPTLIVMIGLPARGKTYVSKKLTRYLNWIGVPTKVFNLGVYRRQAVKSYKSYDFFRHDNEEAMKIRKQCALVALEDVKAYLTEDSGQIAVFDATNTTRERRALILNFAEENSFKVFFVESVCDDPDVIAANILEVKVSSPDYPERNRENVMEDFLKRIECYKVTYQPLDPDNYDKDLSFIKVINVGQRFLVNKVQDYIQSKIVYYLMNIHVHPRTIYLCRHGESEFNLLGKIGGDSGLSVRGKQFAQALRKFLEEQEIADLKVWTSQLKRTIQTAESLGVTYEQWKILNEIDAGVCEEMTYAEIKERYPDEFALRDEEKYLYRYPGGESYQDLVQRLEPVIMELERQGNVLVISHQAVMRCLLAYFLDKGADELPYLRCPLHTIFKLTPVAYGCKVETIKLNVEAVNTHRDKPTAETSLAVHRLSSPAAPPLLS; encoded by the exons ATGTCTGGGAATTCTGCCCCTTCCTCagaacagaacaacaacaactatGAAACCAAAACAAATCTACGAATGTCAGAGAAGAAATGTT CGTGGGCATCCTACATGACCAACTCCCCGACCCTCATTGTTATGATTGGCTTACCAGCCCGGGGCAAAACCTACGTGTCCAAGAAACTCACACGCTACCTCAACTGGATTGGGGTGCCCACCAAAG TGTTTAATCTTGGGGTGTATCGGCGTCAAGCGGTCAAGTCCTATAAATCCTATGACTTCTTCCGGCATGACAACGAGGAGGCCATGAAGATACGCAA ACAGTGTGCTCTGGTGGCGCTGGAGGATGTGAAGGCGTATCTCACGGAGGACAGTGGGCAGATTGCG GTGTTTGATGCTACCAATACCACGCGAGAGAGGAGGGCCTTGATTCTGAACTTTGCCGAGGAGAATTCCTTCAAG GTGTTCTTTGTGGAATCTGTCTGCGATGATCCCGATGTCATTGCTGCCAATATCCTG GAGGTAAAGGTGTCGAGCCCTGACTACCCTGAAAGGAACAGGGAGAATGTGATGGAGGACTTCCTAAAGAGAATTGAGTGCTACAAAGTCACCTATCAACCCCTTGACCCAGACAACTATGACAA GGATCTTTCTTTCATCAAGGTGATAAACGTGGGCCAGCGATTTCTAGTGAACAAAGTCCAGGACTACATCCAGAGCAAGATCGTCTACTACCTCATGAATATCCATGTCCATCCTCGCACCATTTACCTTTGCCGGCACGGAGAGAGCGAGTTCAATCTCTTGGGAAAGATTGGGGGTGACTCAGGCCTCTCCGTGCGGGGAAAACAG TTTGCCCAGGCTCTAAGGAAGTTTCTGGAGGAACAGGAGATAGCAGACCTCAAAGTGTGGACAAGTCAGTTGAAGAGGACTATCCAGACCGCTGAATCTCTGGGGGTGACCTATGAGCAGTGGAAGATTCTGAATGAGATTGATGCT GGCGTGTGCGAGGAGATGACTTATGCAGAGATTAAGGAGCGGTACCCAGACGAGTTTGCACTTCGAGATGAAGAGAAATACCTGTATCGATATCCTGGAGGGGAG TCGTACCAGGACCTGGTGCAGCGGCTGGAGCCTGTCATCATGGAGCTGGAGCGTCAGGGCAACGTCCTCGTCATCTCCCACCAGGCTGTCATGCGCTGCCTCCTGGCCTACTTCTTGGACAAGGGTGCAG ATGAGCTGCCGTACCTGAGGTGCCCTCTGCATACCATCTTCAAACTTACTCCCGTAGCCTACG gCTGCAAAGTGGAAACAATTAAACTTAACGTGGAGGCTGTGAACACTCACCGTGACAAGCCAACT